The stretch of DNA GATTTATTGGCATATTTTCCTGGCCTTCTTCATTCCCGGTATCGTAGGTTATGGCGGCGGGCCTGCCACCATTCCGCTCATCGAGAATGAAGTGGTCGATCGATATAGCTGGATGTCTACGGCAGATTACAGCCAGCTGCTGGCATTGGCAAATGCACTGCCCGGACCGATCGCGACCAAGCTGGCAGGCGTCATCGGATTTCAGCAAGCGGGTGTATTGGGAGCGGCAATCGGCTTATTTGCTACCGTGGCACCATCGCTGATCTTGATGATCGGGCTGCTTAGTCTGCTGGCGAAATTCAAGGATTCTCCCCGGGTGAAAAGAATGACTGCTTATATCCGGCCGACGATTGCGGTCTTGC from Terribacillus sp. FSL K6-0262 encodes:
- a CDS encoding chromate transporter codes for the protein MIYWHIFLAFFIPGIVGYGGGPATIPLIENEVVDRYSWMSTADYSQLLALANALPGPIATKLAGVIGFQQAGVLGAAIGLFATVAPSLILMIGLLSLLAKFKDSPRVKRMTAYIRPTIAVLLAGMAISFFHTSYESAGWLHTIILVAASYLLLERWKVHPAFVISGALVYGAVLLG